One Nyctibius grandis isolate bNycGra1 chromosome 17, bNycGra1.pri, whole genome shotgun sequence genomic window carries:
- the LOC137671482 gene encoding kinesin-like protein KIF17, whose amino-acid sequence MASEAVKVIVRCRPMNEREKALGCKAVVSVESTRGQCFLQNPAAASEPPKQFTFDGAYNQEHNTEQIYNEITYPLVEGVTEGYNGTIFAYGQTGSGKSFTMQGIEEPSTQKGIIPRAFEHIFESVQCAENAKFLVRVSYLEIYNEDIRDLLGADTKQKLELKQHPEKGVYVKGLSLHTVRNVLECEEIMEKGWRNRAVGYTLMNKDSSRSHSILTVNMEIYTVDERGQDHLRAAKLNLVDLAGSERQSKTGPTAERLREAIKINLSLLAVGNVISALVYGRREHIPYRDSKLTRLLQDSLGGNTKTLMVVCLSPADNNYDESLSTLRCANCAKNIKNKPCINEDPKDALLREYQEEIKKLKAILAEQMSVNNLSAAMRTENTREKTPLPEDTITAADEEPMSAQDPAAPRTVQDAGGVSRESVGAEGAEGISIPADQQLARLQMLERDVVGGEEAENKDLKEKHRRQKKYTEERRLQQSDEDSRDWVLPNVYDYIQKEVRAKRKLLKKKQKKLRAAKTEMRDLQSESELENIDHISTISPRDRELMLLQQLLDQVQSLVPRDCNYSNLEKIKRESVWDEEAGCWKIPEPVIEKTRLPAVPALPQPKPAQTSPSAESRELTPEEDRYELVLDRSDSETIASNYFRSTRASRILCSDPTTNQAPPGPEGARSGAPAMPQPRPQPFRLQVLPPALPTTTTKRKKGKAGSNSRSL is encoded by the exons ATGGCCTCGGAGGCTGTGAAGGTGATCGTGCGCTGCCGGCCCATGAACGAGCGTGAGAAGGCTCTCGGCTGCAAGGCGGTCGTCAGCGTGGAGAGCACGCGGGGCCAGTGCTTCCTCCAAaaccccgccgccgccagcgAGCCCCCGAAGCAGTTCACCTTCGACGGGGCGTACAACCAGGAGCACAACACAGAGCAGATCTACAACGAGATCACCTACCCGCTCGTGGAG GGTGTCACCGAAGGCTACAACGGCACCATATTTGCCTACGGCCAGACTGGCAGCGGGAAGTCATTCACCATGCAGGGGATCGAGGAGCCTTCTACACAGAAAGGCATAATACCCAGGGCATTTGAACACATTTTTGAGAGTGTACAG TGTGCTGAAAATGCCAAGTTCTTGGTGAGAGTTTCCTACCTGGAGATTTACAATGAAGACATACGAGACCTTCTGGGAGCTGATACCAAGCAGAAGTTGGAG CTGAAGCAGCACCCAGAAAAAGGGGTGTACGTGAAGGGGCTCTCTCTGCACACCGTGCGCAACGTACTCGAGTGCGAGGAGATCATGGAGAAAGGCTGGAGGAACCGAGCCGTGGGTTACACCCTCATGAATAAGGATTCTTCCCGCTCCCACTCCATCTTGACCGTCAATATGGAAATCTACACCGTAG atgAGAGAGGGCAAGACCACCTTAGGGCCGCAAAACTCAATTTAGTGGATCTGGCAGGAAGCGAGAGACAGTCAAAAACCGGACCCACAGCGGAACGGCTCAGAGAGGCCATCAAAATCAACCTCTCCCTCTTAGCTGTGGGCAACGTCATCTCGGCCCTGGTCTATGGCAGGCGTGAACACATCCCCTACCGAGACTCAAAGCTGACCAGGCTGCTGCAAGACTCCCTCGGAGGGAATACCAAGACGCTGATGGTAGTGTGCTTATCTCCAGCTGATAACAACTATGACGAAAGCCTCAGTACCTTGCGCTGTGCTAATTGTGCGAAAAACATCAAGAACAAGCCCTGTATCAACGAGGACCCCAAGGATGCTCTGCTGAGGGAGTATCAGGAGGAGATTAAGAAGCTGAAGGCCATTCTAGCTGAACAGATGAGCGTGAATAACTTGTCAG CTGCCATGAGGACTGAAAATACTCGTGAGAAGACACCTTTGCCTGAAGACACTATTACTGCAGCAGATGAAGAACCAATGTCAGCCCAG GACCCAGCAGCGCCTCGGACTGTCCAAGACGCTGGCGGTGTGAGCAGGGAGAGTGTTGGAGCAGAGGGGGCTGAAGGGATTTCCATCCCTGCAGACCAGCAGCTCGCCAG GCTGCAGATGCTGGAGCGAGACGTGGTCGGAGGGGAAGAGGCTGAGAACAAGGACCTCAAAGAAAAGCACCGACGCCAGAAAAAATACACGGAGGAGCGGAGGCTGCAGCAATCTGACGAGGACAGCAGGGATTGGGTTCTGCCTAATGTCTACGACTACATCCAGAAAGAGGTTCGAGCCAAGAGGAAGCTTCtgaagaagaagcagaagaag CTGCGGGCTGCCAAGACCGAGATGCGAGATCTACAGTCAGAGTCTGAGCTGGAAAATATCGATCACATCAGCACCATCAGCCCCCGGGACCGAGAGCTGatgctcctccagcagctgctggatcAGGTGCAGTCCCTCGTCCCGCGTGACTGTAACTACAGCAATCTGGAGAAGATCAAGCGCGAATCCGTCTGGGATGAGGAAGCTGGCTGCTGGAAAATTCCAGAGCCTGTCATTGAAAAAACCCGCCTGCCCGCGG tTCCAGCCCTGCCACAGCCCAAACCTGCCCAAACGAGCCCCTCAGCCGAGAGCAGAGAGCTAACG CCCGAGGAAGACCGCTACGAGCTGGTGCTGGACAGGAGCGACAGCGAGACCATCGCCAGCAACTACTTCCGATCCACGCGAGCCAGCCGGATCCTCTGCTCCGACCCAACCACAAACCAAG CTCCCCCGGGGCCCGAGGGGGCTCGCAGCGGTGCCCCCGCCatgccccagccccggccccagcccttCCGCCTCCAGGTcctccccccggccctgccgACCACCACCACCAAGCGCAAAAAGGGCAAAGCCGGCTCCAACAGCCGCTCCCTCTGA
- the LOC137671189 gene encoding heterochromatin protein 1-binding protein 3-like, with the protein MEQISGKGFSGTFQLCFPYYPSPDVLYPEKQQDEDSEESDEEEEEESEEEEESEEEESEEEEPPPKKRMQKRPPPKSQSRAPPMKRRESKPKPRKTPAAHRGKAKPPPKVKTPAKKAKPAAPAIKKPSGGSSSKKPAASGRKEVKPSAKGKSTMRKSLRAKK; encoded by the exons ATGGAGCAAATTTCTGGAAAGGGCTTCAGTGGAACCTTTCAGCTTTGCTTCCCTTATTATCCTAG CCCAGATGTGCTCTacccagagaagcagcaggatgaGGACTCTGAGGAATctgatgaggaagaagaggaggaatctgaggaggaagaagaatcTGAAGAGGAAGAGTCTGAGGAGGAAGAGCCACCACCAAAGAAGAG GATGCAGAAGAGACCGCCTCCGAAATCACAGAGCAGGGCCCCTCCGATGAAGCGAAGGGAGTCCAAGCCCAAGCCAAGAAAAACCCCTGCAGCTCACCGGGGGAAAGCAAAGCCCCCTCCCAAGGTTAAAACCCCTGCTAAGAAAGCCaaaccagcagccccagccatcAAGAAACCTTCTGGTGGCAGCTCTTCGAAGAAACCAGCAGCCAGTGGGAGGAAGGAAGTCAAACCCTCTGCCAAGGGCAAATCTACCATGAGGAAATCTCTCcgggcaaaaaaataa